In Nostoc sp. UHCC 0926, a single genomic region encodes these proteins:
- a CDS encoding type II toxin-antitoxin system YhaV family toxin, translating into MNVNGWILKAHPAFSEYFKKLIVTVEQLEESNPETYQSHPSTKLLNIIKELVYNHIPRDPTGKEFRQGKKLGADRKHWFRAKFYQRFRLFFRYSSTDKIIIYAWVNDEKTLRKEGSKTDPYQKFTKMLDKGNPPNSWSELLKASLDIDNLNTQDLNIETISEDSETLI; encoded by the coding sequence TTAAAAAACTGATTGTGACTGTTGAGCAGCTTGAAGAAAGTAATCCTGAAACATATCAATCTCACCCATCTACAAAGCTCCTTAACATTATTAAGGAGCTTGTTTATAATCATATTCCTAGAGACCCTACAGGAAAAGAGTTCAGACAGGGGAAAAAGCTAGGGGCAGATAGAAAGCATTGGTTTCGAGCAAAATTTTATCAACGGTTCCGTTTATTTTTTCGTTACAGTAGTACTGATAAAATAATTATTTACGCTTGGGTAAACGACGAAAAAACGCTAAGAAAAGAAGGATCGAAAACAGATCCTTATCAAAAATTTACAAAAATGCTTGATAAGGGAAACCCTCCAAATTCATGGAGCGAACTTTTAAAAGCTTCTTTAGATATAGACAATTTAAACACACAAGATTTAAATATAGAAACAATATCTGAAGATTCTGAGACTTTAATTTAA
- a CDS encoding HAD family hydrolase: MLRLITDFDGPIIDVSERYYRVYQFCLEKTRRPDQVVQELPKAEFWQLKRSRVPEKQIALNSGLDEAQAQEFAQLRRQTVHTEPYFHYDTLAPGAVDALLKIQQAGIDLAVMTMRRFRELDYAFQKHDLGRFFPENRCYCLSNDYVKTRDIEDKPLLMARALEELPPATDIWMVGDTEADITAAKNYGIKVMAVESGIRDRTQLELYHPDLIVKDFSAAVDLVLKPKHLV, from the coding sequence ATGCTAAGACTTATTACTGACTTCGACGGCCCCATTATTGATGTTTCCGAACGTTACTACCGTGTTTATCAATTCTGTTTGGAGAAAACCCGTCGTCCAGACCAAGTAGTGCAAGAACTTCCGAAAGCGGAATTTTGGCAGTTAAAGCGATCGCGTGTTCCCGAAAAACAAATTGCCTTAAATTCAGGGTTAGACGAAGCCCAAGCACAAGAATTTGCCCAGTTGCGGCGGCAAACTGTGCATACAGAACCTTACTTTCACTATGATACTCTCGCACCCGGTGCTGTGGATGCACTGTTAAAAATTCAACAAGCTGGAATTGATTTGGCAGTTATGACCATGCGCCGATTTCGAGAACTAGATTATGCCTTTCAAAAACACGATTTAGGGAGATTTTTCCCGGAAAATCGTTGTTATTGCCTGAGTAACGACTACGTAAAAACTCGCGATATTGAAGATAAGCCCTTGTTAATGGCTAGGGCTTTAGAAGAACTGCCCCCCGCCACTGATATCTGGATGGTGGGAGATACCGAAGCCGACATTACCGCTGCTAAAAATTATGGTATTAAGGTGATGGCTGTAGAATCTGGCATCCGCGATCGCACCCAATTGGAACTTTACCACCCCGACTTAATTGTTAAGGATTTCAGCGCTGCTGTAGATTTAGTCCTAAAACCTAAACACCTTGTCTAG
- a CDS encoding CPP1-like family protein has product MSDQNPYEKLGVSEEASFDEIQYARNRLFEQHNGDAKHLEVIEAAYDAILMDRLRMRQEGKIKVPERIRFPELRVQSPPKESPTPREQSPAWLQRMLDQPTPADILLPGAWFLGLSSISVFYPEGGDQVLQLALVVGVGTSIYFLNRKEGKFGRAVLFTLVSLIIGLIAGGLVASWLLPQISFISLGTNQFSTVVTFILLWLVSSFLR; this is encoded by the coding sequence ATGAGCGATCAAAATCCCTACGAAAAACTTGGGGTATCAGAAGAGGCTAGCTTCGATGAAATTCAGTATGCTCGTAATCGCCTATTCGAGCAGCATAATGGCGATGCCAAGCATTTAGAAGTAATTGAGGCAGCTTACGATGCGATTTTAATGGATCGCTTACGGATGCGCCAGGAAGGTAAAATCAAAGTCCCTGAGCGTATCCGGTTTCCAGAGTTGCGAGTGCAATCGCCTCCTAAAGAAAGTCCAACCCCTCGTGAGCAGTCACCTGCATGGCTGCAACGGATGCTGGATCAGCCAACGCCTGCGGATATACTCTTACCAGGAGCTTGGTTTCTTGGTTTGAGTTCTATTAGTGTGTTTTACCCAGAGGGAGGCGATCAGGTTTTGCAGTTAGCATTGGTGGTTGGGGTAGGCACCAGTATTTACTTTCTCAATCGCAAGGAAGGTAAATTTGGCCGAGCAGTTTTGTTCACCCTGGTCAGTTTAATAATTGGCTTAATCGCTGGGGGACTAGTTGCTAGCTGGCTCTTACCACAAATATCATTTATCAGTCTGGGAACAAATCAGTTCTCTACTGTAGTGACGTTTATATTGTTGTGGTTGGTTAGTAGCTTTCTCCGCTAA
- a CDS encoding response regulator transcription factor: MAPAKILVVDDDPAVRNLIQRFLIKQNYQVEAAEDGKTALSLFEQFNPDLVILDVNLPDVTGFNLCQEMQSRNGVFVLMLTSRADEADKIRGFSKGADDYLTKPFGLGELEVRVGAILRRQRVITNAEQKRLVFEKLMIDPVRREVALNNQSVPLTALEFDLLHFLASHPGRVWRRAELIQEVWDYEYVGDQRVVDVHIGQIRKKIEIDASQPALIQTVRGVGYKFESPPHPQHLEAKS, encoded by the coding sequence ATGGCTCCTGCCAAGATTCTTGTAGTTGACGACGACCCTGCGGTTCGGAATTTAATCCAACGCTTTTTGATTAAGCAGAACTATCAGGTAGAGGCTGCCGAAGATGGAAAGACAGCCTTATCTCTATTTGAGCAATTTAACCCGGATTTGGTAATTCTGGATGTTAATTTACCAGATGTAACTGGGTTTAACCTCTGCCAAGAGATGCAAAGTCGTAATGGTGTTTTTGTTCTGATGTTGACTAGCCGTGCTGACGAAGCTGACAAAATTCGCGGCTTTTCTAAAGGTGCTGACGACTATCTCACCAAGCCTTTTGGGCTAGGAGAGCTAGAAGTCAGAGTCGGAGCTATTTTGAGGCGTCAACGAGTGATAACTAATGCCGAGCAGAAACGCTTGGTATTTGAAAAACTGATGATTGATCCAGTGCGACGAGAGGTGGCACTTAATAACCAATCAGTACCCTTAACTGCTCTGGAATTTGACTTGTTGCATTTTTTAGCCAGTCATCCAGGTCGAGTTTGGCGACGTGCAGAACTAATCCAAGAGGTGTGGGACTATGAATATGTCGGCGACCAGCGGGTTGTAGATGTACATATCGGCCAAATTCGCAAAAAGATTGAAATTGATGCTAGTCAGCCAGCATTAATTCAAACTGTACGTGGTGTAGGGTATAAGTTTGAATCTCCTCCTCACCCCCAGCACTTGGAAGCCAAGTCCTGA
- a CDS encoding MFS transporter, with amino-acid sequence MKLTSQSQLSSWLPSIHPQVWIFAIGRFFSEVGTGFTLFYAPIFFVNQVGLSATSVGVALGSASISGIVGRIVGGSLADSGEWGRRRTLLLATAISAIGSLVLAATSNFTILVIGSLISGLGIGFYWPAAEAVVADASQIDNRRETFAIARLADNLGLAIGIVLAGFLIAIIGSYRWLFVIDAISFMVFFGVVYVGINQTEQQQMGESEKTQYFASWMTVLSDRRFLVYIAVNIFFTIYISQIHSTLPLYFKNFVIKSTTEGFAQTTISVLFAWHLVLAIICQLPVTSALKRCSHTLALTVSAILWAIGFGLIWVSGTAPSHNLVWVALALGVFAVAIVSYTPSAASLVTELAPENQRGVYFSINAVCWGVGYFIGHPLGGWALDQPRIITDSFWLGFSLSVAIVVVILQYLNRIWAD; translated from the coding sequence ATGAAATTAACTTCTCAATCTCAGCTATCATCGTGGCTGCCCTCGATACATCCCCAGGTGTGGATTTTCGCAATTGGTAGATTTTTCTCGGAAGTTGGCACCGGGTTTACCCTGTTTTACGCCCCGATCTTTTTTGTCAATCAAGTTGGTTTATCTGCAACCAGTGTCGGAGTAGCCTTGGGTAGCGCCTCGATTTCCGGCATTGTCGGGCGGATTGTAGGTGGTTCCTTAGCTGATTCTGGAGAATGGGGACGCCGCCGCACTTTATTGCTAGCGACGGCGATTTCAGCCATTGGTTCTTTAGTTTTAGCTGCAACCAGTAATTTTACTATTTTGGTAATTGGTAGCTTGATTAGCGGTTTAGGGATAGGTTTCTATTGGCCGGCGGCTGAAGCTGTTGTTGCTGACGCCAGCCAGATTGACAATCGCCGGGAAACTTTTGCGATCGCCCGACTAGCAGATAATCTTGGGTTAGCTATAGGAATTGTGCTTGCTGGGTTTTTAATCGCGATAATTGGAAGTTATCGCTGGCTATTTGTCATTGATGCCATCTCTTTTATGGTATTTTTTGGGGTTGTCTATGTCGGAATTAATCAAACAGAACAACAGCAGATGGGGGAATCTGAAAAGACACAATATTTTGCTTCTTGGATGACAGTATTAAGCGATCGCCGCTTCCTTGTCTACATAGCAGTTAATATATTCTTCACAATCTATATTTCTCAAATCCATAGCACCCTCCCGCTTTACTTCAAAAACTTTGTTATCAAAAGTACTACCGAAGGATTTGCTCAAACTACGATTAGCGTTCTATTTGCTTGGCATCTGGTGCTAGCGATCATTTGTCAATTGCCTGTTACCAGTGCCTTAAAACGCTGTTCTCACACACTCGCACTTACTGTATCTGCCATTCTCTGGGCAATTGGTTTTGGCCTGATTTGGGTAAGCGGTACTGCCCCATCTCATAATCTGGTTTGGGTAGCATTGGCATTGGGAGTATTTGCTGTTGCGATTGTTTCTTATACCCCATCTGCTGCCTCTTTAGTCACTGAGTTAGCCCCTGAAAATCAACGCGGTGTTTATTTCTCCATCAACGCTGTGTGCTGGGGTGTTGGCTATTTTATTGGTCATCCCTTGGGTGGATGGGCATTAGATCAACCGCGAATTATTACTGATAGTTTCTGGCTAGGCTTTTCTTTGAGTGTGGCGATCGTCGTGGTAATTTTACAGTACCTGAATCGAATTTGGGCTGATTAA
- the hisIE gene encoding bifunctional phosphoribosyl-AMP cyclohydrolase/phosphoribosyl-ATP diphosphatase HisIE: protein MSSNDSRSLHYAIPVEEIRYDERGLVPAIVQDYLDGTVLMMAWMNQESLQKTLETEETWFWSRSRQELWHKGATSGHIQKVQSIRYDCDSDALLIGVEQLGDVACHTGERSCFHQIEGKIAPPPGDTLSQLFQVICDRRDNPTESSYTCKLLAGGDNKILKKIGEETAEVVMAFKDDEADAIAGEVADLLYHTLVALAHHQVDLKSVYRKLQERRQ from the coding sequence ATGTCTTCTAACGATTCGCGATCGCTGCATTACGCCATCCCTGTTGAGGAAATTCGCTACGATGAACGGGGTCTAGTGCCTGCAATTGTCCAAGATTATTTGGATGGTACTGTTCTGATGATGGCGTGGATGAATCAGGAGTCGTTACAAAAGACTTTGGAAACTGAAGAAACCTGGTTTTGGAGCCGTTCCCGGCAAGAATTGTGGCACAAGGGGGCGACTTCTGGACATATTCAGAAAGTCCAAAGTATCCGTTATGACTGTGATAGCGATGCGCTGCTCATCGGGGTAGAGCAATTAGGAGATGTTGCCTGCCATACTGGAGAACGCAGTTGCTTTCACCAAATAGAAGGGAAAATTGCCCCACCACCAGGAGATACATTGTCGCAATTGTTTCAAGTAATATGCGATCGCCGCGACAATCCTACTGAAAGTTCTTATACCTGTAAGTTATTAGCAGGTGGTGATAACAAAATTTTGAAAAAGATCGGTGAGGAAACCGCCGAGGTGGTAATGGCATTTAAGGATGATGAAGCAGATGCGATCGCAGGTGAAGTGGCTGATTTGCTATATCATACTTTGGTTGCCTTAGCTCACCATCAAGTTGATTTAAAATCTGTGTATCGCAAGCTCCAAGAACGTCGTCAATAG
- a CDS encoding ChaB family protein yields the protein MLYKSNKDLPLDVQTRLSEAYQDLYRAAFNSAIHWYGEASKAHKVALSAVKMQSAMERNALVES from the coding sequence ATGTTATACAAGTCGAATAAAGATTTGCCTTTAGATGTTCAAACTCGATTATCTGAAGCATACCAGGATCTTTACCGAGCAGCTTTTAACTCGGCGATCCATTGGTATGGTGAAGCCTCAAAAGCTCACAAAGTCGCGTTGAGTGCTGTAAAGATGCAGTCTGCTATGGAACGGAATGCTCTTGTTGAAAGCTAG
- the hemL gene encoding glutamate-1-semialdehyde 2,1-aminomutase, translating to MVNTTIKTTKSQEVFAAAQNLMPGGVSSPVRAFKSVGGQPIVFERVKGAYIWDVDGNQYIDYVGTWGPAICGHAHPEVIAALHEALEKGTSFGAPSVLENVLAEMVINAVPSIEMVRFVNSGTEACIGVLRLMRAFTNRDKIIKFEGCYHGHADAFLVKAGSGVATLGLPDSPGVPKSATSTTLTAPFNDLEAVKALFEENRDEIAGVILEPVVGNAGFIAPDAGFLEGLRELTHEHGALLVFDEVMTGFRIAYGGAQEKFGVTPDLTTLGKVIGGGLPVGAYGGRRDIMSMVAPAGPVYQAGTLSGNPLAMTAGIKTLELLQKPGTYEYLDRITKKLADGLLQIAKENGHAACSGQISAMFGLFFTSGPVHNYEDAKKSDTAKFGRFHRGMLEHGVYLAPSQFEAGFTSFAHTEEDIDQTLAAARDVMSSL from the coding sequence TTGGTAAATACCACAATTAAAACAACAAAATCACAAGAAGTCTTTGCCGCTGCTCAAAACCTCATGCCAGGAGGAGTCAGTTCTCCAGTTCGTGCCTTTAAATCTGTAGGCGGACAACCCATCGTTTTTGAGCGTGTTAAAGGCGCATACATTTGGGATGTAGATGGCAACCAATACATAGACTATGTAGGTACCTGGGGCCCAGCTATTTGCGGTCATGCTCATCCAGAAGTAATTGCAGCGTTGCATGAAGCTTTAGAAAAAGGTACAAGTTTCGGTGCTCCCTCAGTACTAGAAAATGTTTTGGCAGAAATGGTCATCAATGCCGTTCCTAGCATCGAAATGGTCAGATTTGTCAACTCTGGAACTGAAGCCTGTATCGGAGTTTTGCGGCTGATGCGGGCTTTCACCAACCGAGACAAAATCATCAAGTTTGAAGGCTGCTACCACGGACACGCCGATGCGTTTCTAGTGAAGGCAGGTTCTGGGGTTGCCACACTTGGCTTGCCAGACTCACCAGGAGTTCCTAAATCGGCAACTAGCACCACTCTAACCGCGCCTTTCAATGATCTAGAAGCAGTTAAAGCCTTATTTGAAGAAAACCGCGACGAGATTGCTGGTGTCATTCTTGAGCCAGTCGTCGGTAATGCCGGGTTTATTGCACCTGATGCTGGCTTCCTAGAAGGATTACGGGAACTGACTCACGAGCATGGAGCATTATTGGTATTTGACGAGGTGATGACAGGCTTCCGCATTGCTTACGGTGGCGCTCAGGAAAAATTTGGCGTCACTCCTGATTTAACAACCTTGGGTAAGGTGATTGGTGGTGGTTTGCCAGTAGGAGCCTATGGGGGTCGCCGGGATATTATGTCAATGGTTGCGCCCGCCGGTCCTGTATATCAAGCTGGAACTCTTTCAGGTAATCCCCTAGCGATGACTGCTGGCATTAAGACTTTAGAACTGCTGCAAAAGCCTGGTACTTACGAGTATCTTGACCGGATTACTAAAAAGCTAGCAGATGGTTTGCTGCAAATTGCCAAAGAAAATGGCCATGCGGCTTGCAGCGGTCAAATCAGCGCGATGTTCGGCTTATTCTTTACCTCTGGCCCAGTTCATAACTATGAAGATGCGAAAAAGTCTGATACAGCCAAATTCGGACGCTTTCATCGTGGTATGTTAGAGCATGGTGTTTACTTAGCACCCTCTCAGTTTGAAGCTGGGTTTACGTCTTTTGCTCACACCGAAGAGGATATTGATCAGACTTTAGCAGCAGCACGGGATGTAATGTCGAGCCTGTAA
- a CDS encoding polysaccharide deacetylase family protein — MEENKSFFSLQKILITLLVLSASLSAGTMMLIKSSSSEAESTKNINVNNLPVKVGTQQQIEELKATMLNSWQQLVQIKGFSYAVPLRFQGAIVDSAKLTPEQKVIALTFDDGPWPESTAQVLDILKKNQIKGTFFLIGQNVKNYPGLVKREIAEGHVIGNHTWHHWYQFLNPQAAAYEIDHTADLIYQVTGIKTNLFRPPGGIMHNGVAAYARNSKYAIIRWSSDSVDYSRPAVPKLINNVFRKAKPGGIVLMHDGGGNRSKTVQALPEIIANFRKQGYSFVTIPELLEMQDKDQRLIANKK; from the coding sequence GTGGAGGAAAACAAGTCATTTTTTAGTCTGCAAAAAATATTAATTACGTTGCTTGTCTTGAGTGCCAGTTTGAGTGCCGGCACGATGATGCTTATCAAGTCAAGCTCCTCTGAGGCTGAAAGTACAAAGAATATAAATGTAAACAATCTACCAGTCAAGGTTGGAACTCAGCAGCAGATTGAAGAACTAAAAGCGACGATGCTTAACAGTTGGCAGCAATTAGTACAAATAAAGGGTTTCTCCTATGCTGTGCCACTACGCTTTCAAGGGGCAATAGTTGATTCGGCAAAATTGACTCCCGAACAGAAAGTAATTGCCCTCACGTTTGATGATGGGCCATGGCCTGAGAGTACCGCGCAAGTACTGGATATTCTCAAAAAAAATCAGATCAAAGGGACATTTTTTCTCATTGGGCAAAACGTGAAGAATTATCCAGGCTTAGTAAAGCGGGAGATTGCTGAAGGTCACGTAATTGGCAACCATACTTGGCATCATTGGTATCAATTCTTGAATCCACAAGCAGCTGCCTATGAAATTGACCACACAGCAGACTTGATTTATCAAGTGACAGGGATTAAAACAAATTTGTTTCGACCACCAGGGGGAATCATGCACAATGGGGTGGCTGCTTACGCTAGAAATAGCAAATATGCCATCATTCGCTGGTCATCTGACTCTGTAGACTACTCACGTCCTGCTGTACCAAAATTAATTAATAATGTATTCAGGAAGGCCAAACCAGGTGGGATTGTGCTGATGCATGATGGTGGTGGTAATCGCTCTAAAACTGTGCAAGCTTTACCAGAAATTATTGCAAACTTTCGGAAACAGGGCTATAGCTTTGTTACTATCCCTGAACTTTTAGAAATGCAAGATAAAGATCAAAGGCTGATTGCAAACAAAAAGTAA
- a CDS encoding fasciclin domain-containing protein, whose translation MKTNYSKLLTALTGIAGFTSFSLLITLPSDAKLALNPNPGIFNEAPYNQGQRLQINAQYTPAEAASETEKGNTKRKQVAQTSGVTNPRPSIFNEPPYNRGGNATPSEPTPRTPRTIPETQPTTPPTQVPSTETPTPTPPGPGASDNQGKNLLALAESNASFTTLTKALKAAGLTGALQGKDNLTIFAPTDAAFAKLPPDALQELLKPGNKEVLMKILTYHVVPGKILSTDLKSGEVKSLEGGTINIKVDPATGVTVNDAKVTQADITGTNGVIHAIDQVILPPDL comes from the coding sequence ATGAAGACGAATTACAGCAAATTGCTGACCGCGTTGACAGGCATAGCAGGATTCACTAGTTTCAGCCTTCTTATTACTTTACCATCTGATGCGAAATTGGCGCTAAATCCTAACCCTGGTATTTTCAACGAAGCTCCATATAACCAGGGTCAACGCCTTCAAATAAACGCTCAATACACACCTGCTGAGGCTGCTTCCGAAACAGAGAAAGGCAATACCAAACGCAAACAAGTAGCGCAGACAAGTGGTGTAACAAATCCCAGACCAAGTATTTTCAACGAGCCTCCCTATAACCGTGGTGGTAACGCTACACCTAGTGAACCTACACCCCGCACCCCACGCACTATCCCAGAAACTCAACCTACCACACCACCAACACAAGTACCATCTACTGAGACACCTACTCCAACTCCACCAGGGCCAGGGGCAAGCGACAATCAAGGCAAAAACTTGTTAGCGTTGGCAGAGTCAAACGCTTCTTTTACCACCTTAACCAAGGCTTTGAAAGCAGCAGGATTGACCGGAGCTTTGCAAGGCAAAGATAACTTAACTATTTTTGCACCCACTGATGCAGCTTTTGCTAAGTTGCCACCAGATGCCTTACAAGAATTGTTAAAGCCCGGTAACAAAGAAGTATTGATGAAGATTTTAACTTACCATGTAGTACCCGGTAAGATATTGTCCACTGATTTAAAGTCTGGCGAAGTTAAAAGCCTTGAAGGCGGCACAATCAACATTAAGGTTGATCCTGCTACCGGTGTAACTGTCAATGATGCTAAAGTGACACAGGCAGATATCACAGGCACTAACGGTGTAATCCACGCAATTGATCAGGTGATTTTGCCTCCTGACTTGTAA
- a CDS encoding glutathione S-transferase family protein: MLELYQWELSQYSEKVRLILDFKGLDYRKIEVTPGIGQVELFRLTGQKQVPVLKDRNKYIADSTKIAKYLDLEYPDRPIIPQDPKKRGLTLLIEEWADESIGIKGRKALFAALSQDQNFRKSLLPTSTPDIFKSLVQGVPSDFLTLLGVGVGYSPDVIQSAIASLKQDLEAVTLLLADSPYLTGDEPTLADLAVASLSILLKFPSGPYLDLPASIRGKGLPIFAENIDYQPFFTWRDRLYAQFRKPLIITTPPTGSAPTSIQID, encoded by the coding sequence ATGCTTGAATTATACCAATGGGAACTCTCTCAATACTCAGAGAAAGTGCGCCTAATTCTAGATTTTAAAGGACTAGATTACCGCAAAATAGAGGTTACACCTGGAATTGGACAAGTAGAACTGTTCCGGCTGACTGGTCAGAAACAAGTCCCAGTATTAAAGGATCGTAATAAATATATTGCGGATTCTACGAAAATAGCTAAGTATTTAGACTTAGAGTATCCCGATCGCCCAATAATACCGCAAGATCCCAAAAAACGGGGTTTAACTTTATTAATAGAAGAATGGGCTGATGAGTCCATAGGTATCAAAGGTCGCAAAGCACTATTTGCTGCATTAAGTCAAGATCAAAATTTCCGCAAGTCTTTATTACCCACCTCAACACCAGATATATTTAAAAGTCTAGTTCAAGGAGTACCTAGTGACTTCCTGACACTGTTGGGTGTTGGGGTAGGTTATAGCCCAGATGTGATCCAGTCAGCGATCGCATCCTTAAAACAAGACTTAGAAGCGGTAACGTTATTATTGGCAGATAGTCCTTATTTAACAGGAGATGAGCCGACTTTAGCTGACTTGGCAGTAGCTAGCTTATCAATATTGCTCAAGTTCCCCTCTGGGCCCTATCTGGATTTACCAGCTTCTATTAGAGGTAAAGGATTGCCAATCTTTGCAGAGAATATAGATTATCAACCATTTTTCACCTGGCGCGATCGCCTTTATGCCCAATTCCGCAAACCATTAATCATTACCACTCCACCAACGGGAAGTGCGCCAACTTCGATTCAGATTGATTAA